In Halomarina salina, one DNA window encodes the following:
- a CDS encoding aldo/keto reductase → MTEDSELDFVQLGDTGMQTSELQFGTWRFGKETEEGNIEIGQERAHELLDAYADAGGRFIDTADVYGGGDSERWIGEWLEDRDRERYTIASKLYWQIREGDPNSRGTNRKNIRHRIDALLDRLDTDYVDILYIHRWDDETPTREMMKTLNGLVEKNKVNYLGTSTLCPNAWKVAKANEIARAEGWEPFTVAQPRYNLVDREIEGDYLEMAKHFGIAICPWSPLGQGFLTGKYTRDEGLTGESRASESSRFEDAYLTEENFDVHDELEAVAEEVDASPAQTALAWLMHREGVTAPIVGARTIEQLEENLGAARIDLSAEQVERLTGSKAGPYGGL, encoded by the coding sequence ATGACTGAGGACTCAGAACTCGACTTTGTACAACTCGGCGACACAGGGATGCAGACGAGCGAACTCCAGTTCGGCACGTGGCGGTTCGGGAAGGAGACCGAGGAAGGAAACATCGAGATCGGTCAGGAGCGTGCACACGAACTCCTCGATGCCTACGCGGACGCGGGCGGTCGGTTCATCGACACGGCAGACGTCTACGGTGGGGGCGACTCCGAACGCTGGATCGGTGAGTGGCTCGAAGACCGAGACCGCGAGCGCTATACGATTGCGTCGAAGCTGTACTGGCAGATTCGCGAGGGCGACCCCAACTCGCGAGGGACGAACCGCAAGAACATTCGCCACCGAATCGACGCGCTACTGGATCGCCTCGATACCGACTACGTAGACATTCTCTACATCCACCGCTGGGACGACGAGACGCCGACTCGCGAGATGATGAAGACGCTCAACGGCCTCGTCGAGAAGAACAAGGTCAACTATCTCGGGACGTCGACGCTGTGCCCGAACGCCTGGAAGGTGGCCAAAGCAAACGAGATTGCCCGCGCAGAGGGATGGGAGCCGTTCACTGTCGCCCAACCACGCTACAACCTCGTCGACCGAGAAATCGAGGGCGATTATCTCGAGATGGCGAAGCACTTCGGCATCGCTATCTGTCCGTGGAGTCCGCTCGGCCAGGGCTTCCTGACCGGCAAATACACTCGTGATGAGGGGTTGACTGGGGAATCCCGAGCGTCGGAGTCGAGCCGGTTCGAAGACGCCTACCTCACCGAGGAGAACTTCGACGTTCACGACGAGCTCGAAGCAGTCGCTGAAGAGGTAGACGCTAGCCCCGCCCAGACGGCGCTTGCGTGGCTGATGCACCGCGAGGGCGTTACCGCACCTATCGTCGGGGCACGGACCATCGAGCAGTTAGAGGAAAATCTCGGTGCTGCGCGTATCGACCTCTCGGCCGAGCAAGTCGAGCGCTTGACGGGATCGAAGGCAGGCCCATACGGCGGGCTCTAG